Proteins co-encoded in one Cytobacillus sp. NJ13 genomic window:
- a CDS encoding beta-ketoacyl-ACP synthase 3: MFSAGVLGIGVNIPENIITNEMIARRFGITQEEICRKTGILERRYESPDSSLTDMCEIAGKRAIEDAGVNPMDIDMVIIGTNTHDTHITAALVQDRIGAAHCAGLDLHSGCSSFITALATGAQFVQTGLYKNVLVIAVDKCSSLLNPMDKKTALLFSDGAAAVVLGQVDKSNGILGIHMQMDGSGGKYLHLDENKHIKMDGRAVFEFAVDRFPQAVHKVLELSGLSLQEVDFIIPHQSNLRIIEAGTARLGFPMEKVHTKTIQYYGNSSAPTIAIGLHEEVKEGKIKDGDVVVLAGYGAGLGWGAIAMRWGQTSKLLI, translated from the coding sequence TTGTTCAGTGCAGGTGTTTTAGGAATCGGTGTAAACATTCCAGAAAATATTATAACAAATGAGATGATTGCCAGACGTTTCGGTATTACACAAGAAGAAATATGCAGAAAAACGGGCATACTGGAAAGACGCTACGAATCTCCCGACTCATCACTTACAGATATGTGCGAAATTGCTGGAAAACGTGCGATAGAAGACGCAGGGGTCAACCCGATGGATATTGACATGGTCATTATTGGAACAAACACGCATGACACCCACATTACCGCTGCGCTGGTTCAGGACAGAATCGGTGCTGCACATTGTGCTGGGCTGGACCTTCATTCAGGCTGTTCCAGCTTTATCACAGCCCTGGCAACCGGGGCCCAGTTTGTTCAGACAGGATTGTATAAAAACGTATTAGTCATTGCTGTCGACAAATGCTCCTCCCTCTTGAATCCGATGGATAAAAAGACGGCGCTGCTGTTTTCAGATGGCGCTGCTGCTGTTGTATTAGGTCAGGTGGATAAAAGCAATGGTATTCTCGGCATCCATATGCAAATGGATGGAAGCGGGGGAAAATATCTTCATCTTGATGAAAACAAGCACATCAAAATGGACGGAAGAGCCGTTTTCGAATTTGCAGTAGACAGATTTCCCCAAGCGGTACATAAAGTTTTGGAACTATCTGGCCTGAGCTTGCAGGAAGTCGATTTCATCATCCCTCACCAATCCAACTTGCGGATCATTGAAGCAGGTACAGCACGCCTAGGCTTTCCCATGGAAAAAGTTCATACCAAAACCATACAATATTACGGAAACTCTTCTGCACCTACGATAGCTATTGGTCTTCATGAAGAGGTAAAGGAAGGCAAAATTAAAGACGGGGATGTGGTTGTACTGGCTGGATATGGTGCAGGTCTCGGCTGGGGAGCAATTGCCAT
- a CDS encoding VWA domain-containing protein yields MKRYALWLLFAALILSACSNDKEKAAADSSGKGEQTQEDKKEKKQESILAESENINLEISEESLLKLAPGTLMEGLTYEKDIEAIEFNVPETDPELISKMTPKLEELTKEAKDTDSIKKGLLSLLASPNYKNIIEKSNSYKPDFEEPYLPDPAKSEPGEEKKASEQAIILLDASSSMLLQAGGKMKMDIAKSAVKSFAQTIGQSSEVSLVVYGHKGSETDADKEISCSGVEEVYPMGKYSKKEFHEAVDSFESKGWTPLAGAIQKAAEMSSGYDGSTTIYIVSDGAETCDGDPVLASKNLVKNNSSNTVNIIGFDVDGKAENQLRAVAEAGNGEYLKADNPDELKNTIQYEWLPSAGDLAWAFTLSPSPWEMMDEYELGEVYPSQLFTIGRREAHRILDAVTVMGDNGWITDEQRSELRDWGYERSEQMKDLYLELYEKNRNTAEAESDEIKQRVDEWVEKMKALKKERGDIW; encoded by the coding sequence GTGAAACGTTATGCTTTATGGCTGCTGTTTGCCGCATTGATTCTTTCAGCATGCAGCAATGACAAAGAGAAAGCGGCAGCTGATTCATCAGGTAAAGGAGAACAGACACAAGAAGACAAGAAAGAAAAAAAGCAGGAAAGCATTTTAGCAGAGTCTGAGAATATTAATTTAGAGATTTCTGAAGAAAGCCTGCTGAAACTGGCCCCTGGAACACTAATGGAAGGGCTCACATACGAAAAGGACATTGAGGCCATTGAATTCAATGTACCTGAAACTGATCCTGAGCTTATAAGCAAGATGACCCCCAAACTAGAAGAGCTTACGAAAGAAGCCAAAGATACAGACTCGATAAAAAAAGGGCTTCTTTCCCTGCTGGCGAGTCCGAATTATAAAAACATCATTGAAAAGTCCAATTCCTACAAACCGGATTTTGAAGAGCCTTACCTGCCGGATCCCGCTAAATCAGAACCTGGGGAAGAAAAAAAGGCATCAGAACAGGCCATTATTCTTCTTGATGCCAGTTCAAGCATGCTGCTGCAGGCAGGCGGCAAAATGAAAATGGATATTGCTAAAAGTGCCGTAAAGAGTTTCGCCCAGACAATTGGCCAAAGCAGCGAAGTTTCCCTAGTTGTATATGGCCATAAAGGCTCTGAAACGGACGCTGATAAGGAAATTTCCTGCTCAGGAGTAGAGGAAGTCTACCCAATGGGGAAATATTCCAAGAAGGAGTTCCACGAAGCGGTGGATTCATTTGAAAGCAAAGGCTGGACACCGCTTGCCGGTGCCATTCAAAAGGCTGCAGAAATGAGCAGCGGTTATGATGGGTCCACAACGATCTACATTGTCAGTGACGGTGCCGAAACATGTGATGGCGACCCCGTCCTGGCCAGTAAAAACCTTGTGAAAAACAACAGCAGCAATACTGTGAATATCATTGGGTTTGATGTAGATGGGAAAGCCGAGAACCAATTAAGAGCAGTAGCCGAAGCCGGCAATGGGGAATATTTAAAAGCGGATAACCCGGATGAATTGAAAAACACGATCCAATACGAGTGGCTTCCTTCTGCTGGCGACCTGGCCTGGGCATTTACATTGTCGCCAAGCCCATGGGAAATGATGGATGAGTATGAACTGGGAGAAGTTTATCCCAGCCAATTATTTACAATCGGCAGGCGTGAAGCACATCGAATCCTTGATGCTGTTACAGTCATGGGAGACAATGGCTGGATCACTGATGAGCAGCGATCAGAACTTCGTGATTGGGGCTATGAACGAAGCGAGCAAATGAAGGACCTCTATTTAGAACTCTATGAAAAAAACCGAAATACAGCTGAGGCGGAAAGTGATGAAATCAAGCAGAGAGTCGATGAATGGGTTGAAAAAATGAAGGCTCTAAAAAAAGAGCGCGGTGACATTTGGTAA
- a CDS encoding GNAT family N-acetyltransferase, translating into MVTVFPILETERLILREAIEEDAKDMFVYLSDHLVVKHMGISACESVEEVLDEIEWYKSIYKNRTGMRWGITLKDSGKVIGSCGFLNRNPRHFRSEVGYELSREHWGKGIANEALERVLKFGFEHLELERIEALIEPKNLSSQKLVERQGFTREGLLRHYEYANGKFDDLYMYSILKGDL; encoded by the coding sequence TTGGTAACAGTATTTCCGATCCTTGAAACAGAAAGATTAATTTTAAGAGAAGCAATTGAAGAAGATGCAAAAGATATGTTTGTATACCTGTCAGATCACCTGGTTGTAAAGCATATGGGAATCTCGGCCTGTGAATCTGTCGAAGAGGTGCTGGATGAAATTGAATGGTATAAATCCATTTATAAAAATCGCACGGGAATGCGCTGGGGTATCACCCTAAAGGATTCCGGGAAGGTCATCGGGAGCTGCGGTTTCCTGAACAGGAACCCCAGACATTTCCGAAGTGAAGTCGGTTATGAACTAAGCAGAGAGCATTGGGGGAAAGGGATAGCCAATGAAGCCCTTGAGAGAGTTTTAAAATTCGGATTTGAACACCTTGAGCTTGAAAGAATAGAAGCCCTGATAGAGCCTAAAAATCTCTCATCCCAGAAGCTGGTTGAGAGGCAGGGATTCACGAGAGAAGGTTTACTTAGGCATTATGAATATGCAAATGGAAAATTTGATGATTTGTATATGTACTCTATTTTAAAAGGAGATTTGTAG
- a CDS encoding n-acetylglutamate synthase, protein MNYNGRTFVSVQNTENGEVSSKTFFQYKQEGNIISAAYGGGEIIQGTLIGIVNEDGSLEFRYNHVNNKNEIRGGKCHSKPEILQDGRIRLYEKWQWQDDEGTEGHSIIEEVKE, encoded by the coding sequence ATGAACTACAATGGCCGTACCTTTGTTTCTGTTCAAAATACAGAGAATGGTGAAGTATCATCAAAGACCTTTTTTCAGTATAAACAGGAGGGAAACATTATATCTGCTGCTTATGGCGGGGGAGAGATTATTCAGGGGACACTTATTGGAATTGTAAATGAAGATGGCAGTTTAGAATTTAGATATAACCATGTGAATAACAAAAATGAAATACGCGGTGGAAAATGTCATTCAAAACCTGAAATATTGCAAGACGGCCGCATCAGGCTATATGAAAAATGGCAATGGCAGGATGATGAAGGGACTGAAGGTCATTCGATTATCGAGGAAGTAAAAGAATAA
- a CDS encoding Bcr/CflA family efflux MFS transporter produces MIHNPTGKERLALAFLLSMLGILGPFNIDMYLPGFPDIADDFSARASLVQMSLTACLIGLAAGQVIVGPLSDSHGRRKPLLIGISLFAVSSLLCAISPNIAAFIAARFLQGLTASAGIVLSRAVVRDVFSGKELTKFFALLMVINATAPMIAPMTGGALLLIPFASWETIFYFLSFLGLFITIVIYFRLKETLPPEKRIPSSIGNSVKSMGGLFRDRSFIGYALIVGFIHGGSFAYVSGTPFVYQGIYGVSPQVFSILFGINGLAIITGSFLIGRLAGVIPERSLLRTAVCIAVSATSLLLIMTIIKGPLFMLVIPIFIYMTSMGMIITSSFTLAMKNQGHRAGSASAVIGMLPLVLGSAVSPLVSIDENTAVPMGAILFITSFIGFVFFFTLTKEKTKRSRQNLKLHAEG; encoded by the coding sequence ATGATTCACAATCCGACTGGAAAAGAGAGGCTTGCGCTGGCTTTTCTTCTTAGCATGCTTGGAATTTTGGGGCCATTCAATATTGATATGTATTTGCCAGGCTTTCCAGATATCGCTGACGATTTCAGTGCCCGAGCTTCACTTGTTCAGATGAGTTTAACAGCCTGTTTGATTGGACTTGCGGCCGGACAGGTTATTGTCGGACCGCTCAGTGATTCGCATGGAAGAAGAAAACCTCTTCTAATCGGGATCTCTCTATTTGCCGTATCTTCCCTTTTATGCGCCATTTCACCTAATATTGCAGCCTTTATTGCAGCCCGCTTTCTGCAGGGATTAACCGCCTCTGCTGGAATCGTCCTATCCCGGGCAGTTGTCCGTGATGTGTTCAGCGGAAAAGAGCTCACGAAATTTTTTGCCTTGCTTATGGTCATTAATGCAACGGCTCCGATGATAGCGCCAATGACAGGCGGCGCCTTGCTTCTGATTCCTTTCGCAAGCTGGGAAACCATATTTTATTTTCTAAGCTTTTTGGGATTATTTATTACCATTGTGATCTATTTCCGATTAAAAGAAACCCTTCCTCCAGAAAAACGGATCCCAAGCTCCATTGGAAATTCCGTTAAAAGCATGGGTGGCCTTTTCAGGGACCGCTCCTTCATCGGGTATGCCCTTATCGTAGGATTCATACATGGCGGAAGCTTTGCTTATGTTTCGGGGACACCTTTTGTCTATCAGGGGATTTATGGGGTATCGCCTCAGGTGTTCAGCATCCTGTTTGGCATTAATGGATTGGCCATCATTACGGGGAGTTTCCTAATTGGCCGCCTGGCAGGTGTCATTCCGGAAAGAAGTCTGCTCCGGACAGCCGTCTGCATTGCCGTCAGTGCCACTTCTTTACTTTTAATCATGACCATCATTAAAGGGCCGCTATTTATGCTTGTCATTCCGATTTTTATCTATATGACTTCAATGGGTATGATCATCACCAGCTCGTTTACATTGGCCATGAAAAATCAGGGGCACCGTGCTGGCAGTGCCAGCGCCGTTATTGGCATGCTTCCTTTAGTGCTGGGTTCAGCTGTTTCCCCTTTAGTGAGCATTGATGAAAACACTGCCGTACCAATGGGTGCCATTTTGTTTATTACATCATTCATCGGCTTTGTTTTCTTCTTCACGTTAACGAAAGAAAAAACAAAAAGAAGCAGACAGAACCTGAAGCTGCATGCGGAGGGATAA
- a CDS encoding VOC family protein, producing the protein MKSIASPIASKVNNVFIHVSDLKKSAEWYSILLGLPFHKDTVESPVYNIPVTSKTGLTLDDHTFDPSFSLDPSGHVLFNFFVQDIDEAYTFVKDQGITIVKEIERIGDFAFFNFQDLDGNVLMICNC; encoded by the coding sequence ATGAAATCAATTGCTTCCCCGATTGCAAGCAAAGTGAACAATGTTTTTATTCATGTCAGCGACCTGAAAAAGTCGGCTGAATGGTATAGCATCCTGCTTGGATTGCCTTTTCATAAGGATACTGTAGAATCCCCGGTATACAACATTCCTGTCACCTCTAAAACCGGTCTTACACTGGATGACCACACCTTTGATCCATCCTTCAGCTTGGATCCTTCCGGTCACGTTTTATTTAATTTCTTCGTCCAGGATATTGATGAGGCATACACGTTTGTTAAAGATCAGGGAATTACCATTGTAAAGGAAATAGAGCGTATTGGAGATTTTGCTTTTTTCAACTTCCAGGACTTGGATGGAAATGTATTGATGATCTGCAATTGTTAA
- a CDS encoding MurR/RpiR family transcriptional regulator, whose protein sequence is MFSNEIIASFNDLETSIYHYICQNKEKIPYMRIRELADETHVSTATILRFCRKLNCEGYTEFKIKFKLYLQENKKSSIQGSKQSIVEFFERTLRGDLEEKIREAAELINTADNVIFIGIGSSGILAEYGARYFSSLGKFSLYIKDPHFPIYSSIRSSSVTIALSVSGETPFTITHLNQLKQEGSKIISITNSRLSTIAKVSDLNIAYYVTEETFEQSNITTQVPVVYILEAAAREIHKLNP, encoded by the coding sequence ATGTTTTCAAACGAAATCATCGCATCTTTCAATGATTTAGAAACATCCATATACCACTACATTTGTCAAAACAAAGAAAAGATTCCTTATATGCGGATTCGTGAACTTGCTGATGAAACCCATGTTTCTACTGCCACCATCTTACGGTTCTGCAGAAAGCTGAATTGTGAGGGTTATACTGAATTTAAGATAAAGTTTAAATTATATTTGCAGGAAAATAAAAAGTCCTCTATACAAGGTTCCAAGCAATCTATCGTCGAGTTCTTCGAGCGAACGCTAAGGGGTGATTTAGAGGAAAAAATCAGAGAGGCAGCAGAACTTATTAATACGGCAGATAACGTTATATTTATAGGAATCGGAAGCTCAGGCATACTGGCTGAGTACGGAGCCAGATATTTCTCGAGTCTTGGCAAGTTTTCACTGTATATCAAAGATCCTCATTTTCCGATCTATTCCAGCATCCGCAGCAGCAGTGTCACAATTGCCTTATCTGTCTCAGGGGAAACTCCTTTTACAATCACCCATCTTAACCAGCTGAAGCAGGAAGGCAGTAAAATCATCAGCATCACAAACAGCCGGCTCTCAACTATTGCGAAGGTTTCTGATTTGAACATCGCCTATTATGTGACAGAGGAAACGTTTGAGCAGTCCAATATTACGACTCAAGTTCCAGTTGTGTACATTTTGGAAGCTGCCGCCAGGGAAATACACAAGCTAAACCCTTAA
- a CDS encoding 6-phospho-beta-glucosidase, translating to MKKYDFPKGFLWGGATAANQIEGGYKEGKKGLNIADVLPGGKERYNILMKPGFDFEIHEDQFYYPNHEAIDFYHRYEEDIALFAEMGFKSFRMSIAWTRIFPNGDETEPNEEGLAFYDRVFDELQKYGIEPVVTISHYEMPLHLVKEYGGWRNRKVVSYFERFAKAILCRYKDKVKYWMTFNEINSGLVMPINGLGFSYQSEEDKYQPTFQAYHHQLVASAIGVKACHEIIPESKIGCMILFAPVYAYDSNPENVMYALQEEQLFNYFCGDVQVRGEYPAFIKRYFKEHHISLDIQEGDLDLLKDGTVDYIGFSYYMSRTEKKVKSDADSSEGNIIGGVRNPFLETSDWGWEIDPEGLRISLNKLYDRYQKPLFVVENGLGAYDKEEEDGSIHDDYRIDYLRKHIKAMGEAIEDGVELMGYTSWGCIDMVSMSTGEFSKRYGYIYVDKHDDGSGTLERKKKKSFYWYKDVIESNGEKL from the coding sequence TTGAAAAAATACGATTTTCCTAAAGGTTTTTTGTGGGGAGGCGCCACTGCAGCGAACCAAATTGAAGGCGGATATAAGGAAGGGAAAAAAGGCTTGAATATTGCGGATGTCCTTCCCGGAGGAAAAGAACGATACAATATCTTAATGAAGCCTGGGTTTGACTTCGAAATTCATGAGGATCAATTTTATTATCCCAATCATGAAGCAATCGATTTCTATCATCGATATGAAGAAGATATTGCCTTATTTGCCGAGATGGGCTTCAAGTCATTCCGCATGTCGATAGCCTGGACCCGCATTTTTCCGAATGGTGATGAGACGGAGCCAAATGAAGAAGGACTTGCTTTTTATGATCGTGTTTTTGATGAATTGCAGAAATATGGAATTGAGCCGGTTGTAACGATTTCCCATTACGAAATGCCTCTTCACTTAGTAAAAGAATATGGCGGATGGAGAAACCGCAAAGTTGTCAGCTATTTCGAGAGGTTCGCTAAAGCGATTCTGTGCCGGTATAAAGATAAAGTAAAGTACTGGATGACTTTTAATGAGATCAATAGCGGATTGGTCATGCCAATTAATGGGCTTGGCTTCTCTTATCAAAGTGAAGAAGATAAATACCAGCCGACATTCCAGGCCTATCACCATCAATTAGTCGCAAGCGCAATCGGGGTAAAGGCATGCCATGAGATCATTCCTGAGTCAAAAATTGGCTGCATGATTTTATTTGCGCCTGTGTATGCCTATGACAGCAACCCGGAAAATGTCATGTATGCTCTGCAGGAAGAGCAGCTTTTCAATTACTTTTGTGGTGATGTACAGGTGCGCGGGGAGTATCCGGCTTTTATTAAAAGGTACTTTAAGGAACATCATATCAGCCTGGACATACAGGAAGGCGACCTGGATTTGTTAAAGGACGGCACTGTTGATTATATTGGCTTCAGCTATTATATGTCCCGCACTGAAAAGAAGGTTAAATCAGATGCAGATTCCTCGGAAGGGAACATCATTGGCGGGGTAAGGAATCCTTTCCTGGAAACAAGTGACTGGGGCTGGGAAATCGACCCTGAGGGTTTGCGGATCAGCTTGAACAAGTTATATGACCGCTATCAGAAACCGCTCTTTGTCGTAGAAAATGGACTTGGGGCCTATGATAAGGAAGAAGAGGATGGCAGCATCCATGACGACTACCGGATTGACTATCTTCGGAAGCATATAAAAGCAATGGGTGAAGCAATAGAAGATGGCGTTGAGTTAATGGGCTATACAAGCTGGGGCTGCATCGATATGGTCAGCATGTCAACAGGCGAGTTTTCAAAACGTTATGGCTATATTTATGTAGATAAGCATGATGACGGAAGCGGAACATTAGAACGAAAGAAGAAGAAGTCTTTTTATTGGTATAAAGATGTAATAGAGTCAAACGGAGAAAAACTATAA
- a CDS encoding polysaccharide deacetylase family protein, giving the protein MDRFFRWIVRSLFAPVSGNAGAIASTLGFFLAFLPLDSFRIPLLFVCSLLLRLNIIALFLGTLITVFIPYIHELPYMDFGPFEDYWLISSLKSKILTSESIASGIFGGLVGLVCYFFFHWFYNLGLKKNEEKQEYIFLDPAKSRWSLIKRMSAGFTLLIVIIFTFFIESMNTTPKFPELHLDQSPSSTNIDPISNAFSEEDLASQIQKINSEADKSEKLNMSQTTQKQEVYGFYVNWDKNSKTSFKKNKESITTLVPEWMHVTPDLYLKSSIDWSIVKEAKKHEIKILPLVNNFIDNKWDSDVLHRLFTAPGAEDRFIEDMLFYVKINEFEGINIDFEAIKPADKDHFTQFMSKVYKAFHKEGLMVTLDVPPNDESYDYASLAKYADRVIVMLYDQHYSMSTPGPVAQTNWVKENLNQADIPSGKLVAGLGTYGYDWEEDSGKPAADLTFGDIMKLGSEANLNINWSKEAGNPYLRYRQNGKNHTVWFLDAATFYNQMNLAINHGSTGIAIWRLGSEDPSIWRFLNKPKENINPSPVLSTVESPFSALHTGNGEVLKIASQTEKGKRTIEMDSNGMIKKESYVKYPKPFEVIRHGNSSKKEIVLTFDDGPDPAYTPKILDILKRYEVKGTFFIVGENAMMHPQLVNRIYDEGHEIGNHTFTHPDITSITPSRLRMELNATQRLIQGITGHSMTLFRPPYIADTELGTRNEQLPIMEAQKLGYTMVGQSIDSGDWQGSSADELVNLTLDQLSQGNVILLHDAGGDRSKTVEALPIIIETLKNRGYTFTTTAGLIGKTDSEIMPIADQENPYSVYDKAVFKIIKSWNTGISFLFYSAILLGIFRIIFLVFLSRKQVKRYKEIKIDPCFTPHVSVVIAAYNEEKVICKTVDSILSSDYPDFEILIIDDGSKDHTARAVEEAFADNPRVRLIRKTNGGKSSAVNLGFKEAKGEIVIALDADTLIAENAISLLVSHFKDDQVAAVSGNVKVGNKGNLLTNWQHIEYVTGFNLERRAFAALNCITVVPGAIGAWKKSAVEEAGYFSEDTLAEDTDITLALLRKGKKIEFEEKAYAYTEVPEDIKSLAKQRYRWVYGTLQCLWKHREALFNKKHHSLGYVALPNMWLFQYVYQTISPIADILFIFALFSTKPEKAAIGFVLFYLMDFFTSLYAFRLEKESPKPLASLFLQRILYKQLMTYVVVKSIFSAIKGVTVGWNKLKRKGNVTQDNSIVNSK; this is encoded by the coding sequence GTGGATCGTTTTTTCAGGTGGATTGTCAGATCTTTGTTTGCACCTGTCTCCGGAAATGCAGGAGCAATTGCAAGCACTCTAGGTTTTTTTCTGGCATTTTTACCTTTGGATAGTTTTAGAATTCCATTATTGTTTGTTTGTTCACTGCTGCTGCGTCTTAATATTATTGCCTTATTCCTGGGCACTCTGATTACTGTGTTTATACCATACATACACGAGCTGCCTTACATGGATTTTGGCCCATTTGAAGATTACTGGCTAATTTCATCCCTTAAAAGCAAAATATTAACTTCTGAATCAATTGCATCAGGAATCTTCGGAGGTTTAGTTGGACTAGTCTGCTATTTTTTCTTCCACTGGTTTTATAACCTGGGGCTGAAAAAAAATGAGGAAAAACAGGAATATATATTTCTTGACCCTGCTAAAAGCCGGTGGTCCCTCATTAAACGAATGAGTGCGGGCTTCACTCTATTAATTGTTATTATATTTACATTTTTTATAGAGAGCATGAATACAACTCCCAAGTTTCCTGAGCTGCATCTGGATCAAAGCCCATCAAGTACAAATATAGATCCGATTAGCAATGCCTTTAGTGAAGAAGATTTGGCATCTCAGATTCAAAAGATAAATTCTGAAGCAGATAAATCAGAAAAGCTAAACATGTCACAAACTACACAAAAACAAGAGGTGTATGGATTCTATGTCAATTGGGACAAGAATAGCAAAACATCTTTCAAGAAAAATAAAGAGTCCATAACCACTCTAGTCCCTGAGTGGATGCATGTTACACCAGATCTATATCTCAAGTCCTCAATTGACTGGTCCATTGTAAAAGAAGCAAAAAAACATGAAATCAAAATTCTGCCATTAGTGAATAATTTTATAGACAACAAATGGGATTCAGATGTTCTCCACCGGTTATTCACGGCTCCAGGTGCTGAAGACCGCTTTATTGAAGATATGCTTTTTTATGTGAAAATAAATGAATTTGAAGGTATTAATATTGACTTTGAAGCAATTAAACCAGCTGACAAGGATCATTTTACTCAGTTCATGAGCAAGGTTTATAAAGCCTTCCACAAGGAAGGTTTAATGGTGACATTGGATGTTCCGCCGAATGATGAAAGCTACGATTATGCTTCTTTAGCAAAATACGCTGACCGTGTGATTGTCATGCTCTATGACCAGCATTATTCCATGAGCACACCAGGTCCTGTAGCTCAAACCAATTGGGTAAAGGAGAACTTGAATCAAGCTGATATTCCCTCCGGAAAATTGGTTGCAGGCTTAGGAACATACGGTTACGACTGGGAAGAAGATTCTGGTAAGCCCGCAGCTGACTTGACTTTTGGAGATATTATGAAGCTGGGGAGCGAGGCTAACCTCAATATCAATTGGAGTAAGGAAGCTGGAAACCCGTACTTACGGTACAGACAAAATGGAAAAAATCATACTGTCTGGTTTTTGGATGCTGCTACATTTTATAACCAGATGAACCTTGCAATAAATCACGGCTCTACCGGAATAGCAATATGGCGTCTCGGTTCCGAGGATCCCTCTATCTGGAGATTTCTTAACAAGCCTAAGGAAAACATTAATCCTTCTCCAGTGCTAAGTACTGTTGAAAGTCCTTTCTCAGCACTTCATACAGGGAACGGAGAGGTTTTGAAAATCGCTTCACAAACTGAAAAAGGAAAAAGGACGATAGAAATGGATTCCAATGGAATGATAAAAAAGGAATCCTATGTTAAATATCCAAAGCCTTTTGAAGTAATCCGCCATGGTAATTCCAGCAAAAAAGAAATCGTCCTTACTTTTGATGACGGTCCGGATCCAGCCTACACACCAAAAATATTGGACATATTGAAGAGATATGAGGTAAAAGGCACCTTTTTTATCGTTGGAGAAAATGCAATGATGCATCCTCAGCTGGTTAACAGGATTTATGATGAAGGGCACGAAATCGGAAATCATACCTTTACACACCCTGATATTACATCCATCACACCATCTCGTTTACGTATGGAATTGAATGCAACTCAACGCTTAATTCAAGGCATAACCGGCCATTCTATGACACTTTTTCGCCCTCCATACATAGCAGATACGGAACTGGGCACAAGAAACGAGCAGCTTCCTATTATGGAAGCTCAGAAGCTGGGCTATACCATGGTCGGCCAATCCATTGACTCTGGTGATTGGCAAGGATCTTCAGCAGATGAACTTGTAAATCTAACCTTGGATCAGCTGTCCCAAGGTAACGTCATTTTGCTTCATGATGCTGGCGGTGACCGCTCCAAAACAGTGGAAGCCCTTCCGATTATTATTGAAACACTTAAAAATCGCGGCTACACGTTTACGACAACTGCTGGTTTAATTGGGAAAACTGATAGTGAGATCATGCCTATTGCTGATCAGGAAAACCCTTATTCTGTTTATGATAAGGCGGTATTTAAGATCATTAAAAGCTGGAACACTGGAATTAGCTTTTTGTTTTACTCAGCCATTCTTTTAGGTATTTTCCGTATTATTTTTCTTGTTTTCCTGTCCAGGAAACAGGTCAAAAGGTATAAAGAGATCAAGATTGACCCTTGCTTTACTCCTCATGTCAGTGTAGTAATTGCTGCTTATAATGAGGAAAAAGTCATATGCAAAACCGTAGATTCAATTTTATCCAGTGACTATCCGGATTTTGAAATACTGATTATAGATGATGGCTCAAAGGATCATACTGCTCGTGCAGTTGAAGAAGCTTTTGCAGACAACCCCCGCGTGAGGTTAATTAGAAAAACAAATGGCGGAAAATCTTCGGCTGTAAACCTTGGATTTAAGGAAGCTAAGGGGGAAATAGTGATTGCTTTAGATGCTGATACCCTCATCGCAGAAAATGCCATTTCTTTGCTTGTTAGCCATTTTAAAGATGATCAAGTGGCTGCTGTTTCAGGTAATGTAAAGGTTGGCAATAAGGGGAATCTCCTAACGAACTGGCAGCATATTGAATATGTGACAGGCTTTAACCTGGAAAGAAGAGCCTTTGCAGCTCTCAATTGCATTACCGTGGTACCAGGTGCCATCGGTGCATGGAAAAAGTCTGCAGTTGAAGAAGCTGGTTACTTTAGTGAGGATACACTTGCAGAGGATACGGATATCACACTTGCACTATTGCGCAAAGGGAAGAAAATTGAATTCGAAGAAAAGGCATATGCTTATACAGAAGTGCCTGAAGATATTAAAAGCCTGGCAAAGCAGCGCTACAGATGGGTATATGGTACTCTCCAATGCCTTTGGAAACATCGTGAGGCATTATTTAACAAAAAACATCATTCATTAGGTTATGTTGCTCTTCCTAACATGTGGCTTTTTCAATATGTTTATCAAACTATTTCTCCTATTGCAGATATATTGTTTATCTTTGCTCTTTTCAGCACAAAACCTGAAAAAGCAGCCATTGGATTTGTTCTTTTTTACTTGATGGATTTCTTTACCTCCCTATATGCTTTCAGGCTGGAGAAAGAAAGCCCTAAACCACTGGCCTCATTGTTTTTACAGAGAATTTTATATAAGCAGCTGATGACCTATGTTGTCGTAAAATCGATATTCTCCGCTATAAAAGGTGTAACCGTTGGCTGGAATAAACTTAAACGAAAAGGCAATGTAACCCAGGATAATTCTATTGTGAATAGTAAATGA